A genomic window from Engraulis encrasicolus isolate BLACKSEA-1 chromosome 14, IST_EnEncr_1.0, whole genome shotgun sequence includes:
- the LOC134463094 gene encoding uncharacterized protein LOC134463094, which translates to MPTHHNYSPPRTRAAHHPSDTPTSDLARYLVRSQLVSSGLTRFDDKPENYLSWKSSFMNTIESLDLKAGEELDLLIRWLGPESATHARRIRSVNVRDQAAGLWLVWERLEEMYGAPEAVEGALFTKLEQFPKISHKEYHKLRELYDLLLEIDSAKHEGYLPGLSYLDTARGINPIVEKLPYSLQEKWVMEGSQYKEKFRVYYPPFHFFLEFIRRQAKARNDPSFSLLTPTTASRKVSESHSSNTRSVSVYKTDTAHSHSTTANEDPERQCPLHLKPHSLQVCRGFREMTIDERKRILQEKNICFKCCASNKHVARNCEVVIKCTECDSNRHPTALHPGPAPWSSTISPLPSENGGESD; encoded by the coding sequence atgcccacacacCACAACTACAGTCCTCCCAGAACCAGAGCAGCACATCACCCCAGTGACACACCCACATCTGACTTAGCAAGGTACCTGGTAAGAAGTCAACTTGTGTCATCAGGACTGACCAGGTTCGATGACAAGCCGGAAAATTACTTATCCTGGAAAAGCTCATTCATGAATACGATCGAGAGCCTAGATCTTAAAGCAGGGGAAGAGCTAGATTTGTTAATACGGTGGTTAGGCCCAGAatctgccacacacgcacgccgcaTTAGATCAGTAAATGTGAGGGACCAGGCAGCAGGATTGTGGCTCGTATGGGAGAGGTTAGAGGAGATGTATGGTGCGCCTGAGGCTGTAGAGGGAGCTCTCTTCACTAAACTTGAACAGTTCCCTAAAATATCACACAAAGAGTACCATAAGCTTAGAGAGCTGTACGATTTGCTGTTAGAGATCGACTCCGCAAAGCACGAAGGTTACCTACCCGGCCTATCCTACCTTGACACAGCAAGGGGGATAAATCCAATAGTGGAGAAACTGCCAtactcacttcaggagaagtgggtcatGGAAGGCTCGCAATACAAGGAGAAATTCAGGGTTTATTATCCTCCTTTTCATTTCTTCCTAGAGTTTATACGCAGGCAAGCAAAGGCACGCAACGACCCAAGCTTTAGCCTTCTCACCCCGACCACAGCAAGCAGGAAGGTCAGTGAAAGTCACAGTAGTAACACAAGATCAGTCTCTGTGTATAAAACTGACACTGCCCACTCACACTCCACCACTGCAAATGAAGACCCAGAGAGACAATGCCCTCTACATCTCAAGCCACATTCCCTGCAAGTATGCCGGGGTTTCAGAGAAATGACAATTGATGAACGAAAAAGGATTCTACAGGAGAAGAACATATGTTTTAAGTGTTGTGCATCAAACAAGCATGTAGCCCGCAATTGTGAGGTGGTAATCAAATGCACTGAGTGTGACAGCAATAGGCACCCAACAGCGCTGCACCCAGGCCCAGCTCCATGGAGCTCCACGATCTCGCCACTCCCATCAGAGAATGGCGGGGAGAGCGATTAA